The genomic DNA AAAGAGGAAAGTCGGAGATTTAGCAAAGGTCATGTGAACAGATTTAACAACCAGGAAAGATTATTAAATTGTACTTCAGAGGAAATCAGGAGTCGGTGTGGGAAATAGGGTGGGGATCTCACAGACCACTGGTCTGTAAAATGAAGAAGAATCTCCCATCACTCTCACTTTCTTCATCGCTTCAGTGTGAACAGTTTTAACAGCTCTGGCCCTGCAAGCACTAACAGGACAAtgcagaatgattttttttcaggttgtttgggtttttttcccctaaatcaAAGAACATTCTGTATAATGTATCTCCTTTAATTAAACGTTCACATCATCATCTTATCTTAGATACCAGTACTTCACATAGATGTGATGCCACCATTTCTTATGGAAAACTACTATAATACGTTGCCCATGATGCCCTCTCCCTTTCCTGCATACCTGGCCTTGCTCTAGCAAGCCTTTGTCACCACTGCTGCACAATGACCAGGAACTAACACAGCCCTACTGACAGCAGCGATCCTCAAACCAATAGAGGTACCACATGGTATGCAGCCAGCTAGTAGTTTTCCTGCTAGTGGATTTAGCTTTTTTAACGCTAAATTTCATCTGCAGCTATGTCATACATTAACCAAATTTGGTTCAGTTCCTTTAAACTGAACCCTTTGTCTTTAACTGATGTCCTTGAGGCATCAGCTTCATCTACCCATGGCTCAAGTAATTCCAAAATCCTTattacagaaagcaaagcaggacTGAAGGAGATCCCCCTCCAAAATTATTTACTGAGCAGGTGATCATGAGAGACAAATTCAAGTCCCATTCTTGAGATATGAGTCAATTGTTCTAGTCTTAATAAACATGTCTTGCAACTTGCCCACTTCGTATGAGGAGCTCAGAAATTCCAAAGTTGTGCCAGGAATCTTCTTTAAATACAGGTGAAGTGTTTGCTTCTCTCCAATCATTCAGTAAAGTGACTGGTTTTACTTTGAAATTCTGTATTATATTTAGTGACTTCATCCTTTCTTCCAGCAACTCTAGCCCTAAAATCTCAGTTTTCTACCAGAAAATTGCAGGCAATCTCAGCAAGCAATCTCCTCAGTGTTTTCTGCCAGGGAGTCTTGATGAAAAGAAACCATATAGCTTTTTGAAGCCTTTATCatctttaattactttttaagaGTTTGTGACTCAGCACACCTATCCAGTCTTCGCAAGCTGTAGCGCTGTGTGATGCATGGGACTAAGCCACACATACTTTCTTTACTTGCATCTCTAGGAGTAAATGTTTCCTGAAGCAATTGTTTATGTTATTAGGAAACTGCTTCTTCTACCTTAGTTTCACTGCGATGTTCAATAGGTTTCTTTTTTGGTAGCTGAAGGTGTGAATCATATAATTGTGCCGTTTTCAAACCAGTGTTTGTTTAGGCCCatcagagaggagaaagaggcaTCACCTCCCCCTGTCACCCAGAGCAAACCTGTTGCTTTCCCCACTGACCTCCGGAGTTCCCAGGACACACAGAATACAGGCTTGCCTGACACCGCTGGAAGAGTGTCCCACAGGAGAGGAAGAACCTGGCACACTGAATGCTGCCAACTCccccctctctgcagagcaattGCTGGTCAGTGGCCACTGCATGTGCACTATCTGGGCAGACAGTATAAAAGGAATCACCCCAAATAAGTGATTTTGTCTCTTTAGCTCTCTGAAATCTGCCCCTCTTTCAGACTAAGAAGGTTGAACTGAATGGGCTAGCATGAAAATTATGCTGCTTTGATGGAGACAGCGTCTCCTTTCCACCAATGACTGAAGGTGCCAGGCTctgaagcagctctgccccactCCCCAAACTGGCTGATCCCTTACCAGGTAGAGGCTCTTGAGTTTGGGAAGATTGAACCCTGCTGTGCTCTCTAGCTTGTTTCCTCGCAGCTCCAGGATTTGCAGGCTGAACAACTGGCCGTGACCCAAGCCCAGCGCTGTCTGGATTTTATTTCCTAAGtgccagaggaggaagaaacaagaGAGTTAATCCCACCCAAAGAGAGTGTCCCATGTGCACAAGAACAAAGAGAAGTGGTCTGTATCACCTTTCAGGCTGAGGTTGACTAAGCGGGGGTGAGTAATGCCCTCCATATACTTGATGTGGTTGTGAGCAAAGCTGATGATCTGGAGGTAGGGCAGCACCTGCATGCAGGCACTGGTAAGCAGATTCCCATCCACCTTCAGCCAAAGCAGGTGGGTTAGGCTGTTCAATGGAGACAAATCTTGCAGCTTGTTGTCTGACAAATCCACATACCGCAAATGAATGAAGCATTTGAGGAGGCTGATGTCTGTCAAGTCCCTGTGGGAGGATGTGAATAAAACATCTCTCTTATTTCCCTCTGCTACCAGTCTTCAGTTTGCTCCTCACCACTGCTGGAGGGAGGGCATCCTCCTCTCCCACTCTGCTACTGTCCTAGGAAGCcttgctggagaaaaggagggaaaaggtAGGCAATAAGTACAGGCCAAATAGCGTGTAAACAAGGCCTGTTAAGATTGGACCTGCTTTCCTGGCACAGGAAGTACTTCTTTTCATTGAATTCTAGCTGTCAGGAGAgggcaaaaccagaacagaaaaGAGGGTAAGTTTGGAGCATGGGTCCGCTAGACAGTAGTGGCAACACCAAGGACTGTGTGAAAGGACTTTCCTAGTGGGAAAAAGCTGGTTAAGACACCTATGAGGCTGCTGAAAGACACGGTCTTACTGAGGCCTGTTAGATCTAGGGTTATGTGGGTGGACTGATGTGGTTGAGGCTCCAAACTGCCCCCAGGCCACTGTATTTACAAGTGCATACCTTAAAGGTTAGCAGTTAACAGGAGAGATGCTTAATGGATATTTCTGAAAGTGATTGTGAGGAGGTCGCCCTGTTCAGGTCCCCCTAGGAGGCCACAGTCTAGAGGGATGGACAGTCTACGGGGACAACTGATGTTGCCACCAGTGTGTCTGGCTATGGTGGAGGCAGTCCCTAGCTCAGGGCTGAGCATGGACAAGCTATGCTGAGGCACAGACTGGAAGCCAGACAGCCAGAGAACATGGCCTGGAAATGCTCCTGCCCCACATGGCTGGCCACTGGTGGCCTTACAGCACAGCTGCCCCACGGCCATATAGATGCCCAGGGAGGAGGATGCCTTCTCCTGGGGCAGCTGTTGTACACTCACTTGCTTTTGGCTTCAAATTTCACATAGGCGTGGGCCAGGCCATTGCCGGTCTTGGAGAGGAGAGACAGGCCCTCCTTCAGGACCTCTTCTGTCAGGGGACATGGGTCCGGGGTCGGCACCTGGAAGAGACGGAGCGAGCAGAACGCCAGCGCTGGCCTGAACACAGCCAGAGGGTGCTGAGGCCCCTTCCTcacctgttcttcctcctcccgCTTCTGCagcgcctcctcctccccctcttcCTGAGGGGTGTACTCCCCCACCTCTTCCTGAGGGGTGTACTCctccccctccagctcctcgccCTCCATCCTCGCAGGCCCCGCTCGCCGCCCGCGATCCCCCAGGCCCGCCGGCGGCCGCTGCCCGGGCCCGCGGCGCCCCGCTGCCATGGAAACCGAGGGCAGGCGGGGCCCGGCGCCGCTGCCATAGCAACCGTGCTgagcggcagcggcggggcggggtgCGGGCTGGCGGCTTCCCGCGCCGGCTCGGCGCTGCGGGCCCCGCCTGCCTCAGCCGGACAGGCTTCGTCTTCTGCCGTTTCTCGCCGGGGTTATCCTTGCCCCCCCGCCTGTGGACCTTTCTGCTGCCTCAAGTGGGGCAAATGTGAAATCCCAGGTCTCGTCAGCTCCGAGTAAACCCCCCCAAAATGAGACTTCTTGTATTCCACATGCACTGTTCTGCTTAGAGCATCCCGCAGCTAACGCTTGATTTCCTGCAGCAATGTGGGCGCTGCTGATTTGCTGTTCCTCGGCCATGCAAGCTCCCTGCGGTTTCTTTTTTCATCATCCTGCTGGCAATACTCCTCCAATCTGACTGTGCTACCTTGCTGCTCTGGCTGCCGTAGCGTGTCATTTGTCATAATGCCCACATGGAAATCTCAAAGCATGTCTCTCCATCAGAAGGACTGTGTGATTCACTCTACCCTCCCAGGCACTCCCGGCCCTTCTTAACTGGGTAACATCTGCAATTATTAGGACTGTATccagagaactgaaaaatagTTTTGGTGGGAAGGGGCCACTGGAGGTCATCCTGTCCACCCCTCAGGCTCAAAACGGAGCCAGCTTTGAAGCTGGGCCGGGCTGCGCAGGGTGGTGGTCACCCAGGTGGTGAGTAGCTCTGAGGAAAGACATTCCGCTGGTAAATGTTTAGTTAATATGTTGAGCAGAATTAGGCTGAGTCGTGGTGTGAAACCTCCCATGATACGATCTCCCGGATGCCGGGAAGCAGGTTTTCGGGTACAGTGTTCTGTCCTGACCTGCTGCAGGTGATGCTGCTTCGGccctctcctccaggctggggagcaggaggggctgagGCTGGCAgtgcccagcagctgccaccCGCGCCTGCCCAGCTTTCGCAcctgtgggtgggtgggtggctGTGCCCCCATCCGCTGCCAAGCAGAGACAAGTGTTTACCAGCCGGGAATGCTGCTCGGAGCTGCCGGCCGCCAGTGTTTTGTGGTTAGTACCAAAGTCCAAGGCCCCGCTCACTTCCCCTCCAGTGCACTTTGCTCCTTTGCAGCCCCCACGCAACGTCAGTATTAGATAAACTGGTCCAAGCTGAGTTGGACACACAACCGTCAGACATGAGTCTCTCATGTTCTTACAGCATGTGTGCCAGCTGTCACCTGCTTCTGCAAAACACCCTTCTGTGCTCAGGGCTGCATGGCAAGATGCTGCCATGTCCACTGCCTTGGCTGCCCcggtgctgatctcttctcatGTGCTGCACTTGCCCCATCTGACTTCACTCCCTGGTAATTAACCTGCATATGATGTGGTTTTCAACTACATtccctgaaaaaacaaacaaacaaacaaaaacacacacacaagaagaccaaacaccaaaaagccccaaaccacaAACCTCTACACATATCACAGTGCAGCTCCTCTTGCCATTGCTTTCCAAGGCTCTAAGGAGGCCTTCAGTAAATCAGTGCTGGATGAAAAGTGGCAgcctgcttttcttcccatcaCTCATCCCTTTATGTTGAAGTATGGACTGGTAGAAGTTATATGTGCCTCTATGCATATGGTTTATGTGGTCTTACAACAGAAACATGTCTCAATTAGCTTGTTTCTAGATGACCAAAGAACTTGCaagaaacaagagaaattaTACAAAGAAACCCAAATCTTTAAAAGATAGAAATTTCGTTTAAGTTACACATATAAAAACAAGACTCCAAACCTAACTACACTGGTCATTAAGGAGGTTGTGTGACAAAGGCTTGTCTGCACACCCACAAAGGAGCACAGGGGGACAACCCCACCAGCACCCTGCCGGGCTGCTCCCAGGACCTTCCCAGGAGCCATCAGCCCACCAAAGGCCCATCTCCACATGCCCAGAGGAGCACAGGGGCACAAAGGCAGGCAGGAACCCAAATTAAGGAATCAAAGGAAGGGGCACTCTGTCTAGGCACCTCCCAGGAGAGCCTCAGCCCTGGAGCACTTTTAGGACTGGCTGTTGCACTCAGGGCTGTGGGACACGGGATGCAAGGGAAGTTTGGGGACTGCAGAGGACTCACTAGGGGTTGTTCAAGGAGGAACCAAAGGCAGGAAAGGGAGTGATCATAGTGATTTGTGGAGGAACAagcatgtgaaaacaaagaagGATATGGGAATAAATGGGGCCAGTCACATGTAAATGGTTTGTGATGGTTTGTCTGGCCATGCTCTGTGCCTGATCAGAGCAGCCTAGCCCCTCTTCACAGGAAACTCACTTTGCCCTGGGTGAGGGAATCTCATTAGTACATGCAGAGATATGGGGTGTCTGGGTGCCAGCAGCTGGGACTCATGCCCACAGGACAGCACCTAGCATGGGCATGGGCGagagtgtgagcagcagcaagGGGGAAGCTGGACCAGCTGGTAAGGGAGCCTGGGAGGAAGCTGTGAGGTAGGAGACAGCTGCTGGGGGAGTCCTGGCAGCTGCTGAAGAGGCTGCGGGACCGGGGGCTCCCTGGGGGGGCAGAGCACCACAAGGGAGTTGGCTACTGGGAGACCAGGGGGACTGGAGAGACTGGGATTGAGGGGTAGCTACTGGGCAAACTGACTGGACCCAGTTGCTAGAAGGAGCCACATTgtacatatgtgtatgtatatataaatacatatatatacacacatatatgcatgCTCACTAGCACATCTCCATCTTGCTCAACCagagggaaggggtgggatgagGCTACTGGTACTGTGTTCAGGGAAATGCTCTGTGTGGCAGGCCACGTTATccatgtatatgtgtgtgtgccagcctggctgctgttTGGGGCTGAGTacatggagctgcagcagcctctcTTGGGCTGTCACATCTGGCACAATGCATTTTTCCCAACAGCAATCTGTTTAAGATTCCAACCACTACAATTTACAGTATCTGGCAGTATTTCCACTCCACCGAGCTGTGGTCCTGCCAGAAAGcagacaaaaggaagaaaaacaagatctggcattcctgctgatgcagaaattattttccatgagtttatttctcattaaaaagaaCCCTTTCATGCCTCTGCATTCTTCTCAAAGCAGCAAGATCAATGCCCAGCTCCCATCTGTTTTTTCCTATGTAGGTCACTCTCCTGGGTGATTGCCTAGCtctgcgggcagggctgggctggagccgGAACAGCGGAGCTGCAGCGCGTGGCTGATTCCTGTGAGCAATCCTGGCTACCTGCTACCAGCAGCCTCAGGCACAGGCTGTGTCCCCTGCTGCTCTGGCCATGCTGACGCTGGTGCCCTGAGGCGCCAAACTATGGTCATGACCCAGCAGCCTCAGAAAGGAGTGTTGCaggtttgtgtggttttttttttttttcctttgaaacttTCTCCTCTCCACATCACTCTGCCTGCATAGAGACGCAGTAGCTGTCATTGCTGTACTTCTGTCCAGCTCTTCCTTCTCAGGCCACGTCACATCCTTGTTCACTGTTTGATGTGCTTGCTTCCATTACGAgttttgcagcagctgtgccccTCTATGCCCAGGGCCCACCACCCTGTGCTTCCTAACAGCAATTGCCCCACTGTGACCCACAGCTGTGGGACTCACAGCTGGTATCACCATGGgctggcccagccctgcctgcccccccagctgctctggcaggggaggGCTCCGCACCGCCAGGCgcgccagcagctgcctggcctCGGTCCTCTGCCAAATGCTCCTGCCGAGGAAGGGCCAGAGgctcttctctccccttctctgctgcctgggaAGCCAGAACACCATTAGCAGCACTTGAGCAGGCTGGGAGGACCGACCACATGAGCAAGTTTCCTAtgattttctcttcctgggTTCCTCACCTCCTGGCTTTCACCCCTCAGGCAATGCTGACTGGGCAATACGTTGACAGCTGGAGTATCAAGGGAGGAACATACCACAACTGCAAAAACTATGGACCAAAAGCACAAAGTGGGAGAGGACCTCTCAGCTGTGCATTTTAACAGACTGAACACACCTTCATATGTCTGCTCTATACCAGAGCACTACCCGCAAGCCCCCGCAGACATAGTGCCTCACAGCTAAGCTCCTCCTTCAGAGGCACTTTTTCATCACCCTTAGTACCACCTACAAATCTCCTAGCTGGTGCAGCAGCTCGGAAATAACATCTAGTCTTGATTTCTCACCCATCAGTACACAGCTGGCAGCGAGCACAGCCTCAGCACACAGCCTAAAAACCTCTCCTGCATAAAgggggagctgctctgcttcGCTCTTAATGAACAGCAAAGTCAATTACCAGACCTTGCAGCCAAAGGGAGGAGGGATGAGCACATTACTGAGCCTGCCTGGAAAGATCAGTTCACTAGTGGGACAGCCAGATGCTCCAGCAGTTACTGGAACAGAGATGCACACCAATCACAGTGGGCCCAAAGAGGAGCTGGACCAGGAGAGAAGCAAGACCCTTAGGGCATGCTGCAGGTGACACCTACGATAGCAAGATGCAGGCTGAACCTGTGCAATGCCTACTGGGGCAATGGTGggccctccaaaaaaaaaaaaaaaaaaaaaaatttcaaagccCATAAAAGCCACaccaccctctctgcagccagctgcCTCCAGAAGTAGTAAATTCTGTAACACTGCTTGTCTCCAGCTGCTTCTGAATAAGATCCAGGACAcacctttgctttttgttgtcaTTTATTGTTCAGTACAGGACACAGGTGAGGTAAGACATCTCACAAGGGTCTAAGCTGACAGGCTCCTTGCTGATGAAGCTGAAggatgcaggaaactgtagttcctttctccttcccccagcaccagcagccctctctccccacagcactgcagagaaagagggGGGGCACTGGCCAGGTTGACCCTGGGCTCTTACAGGTCAACAGGCAACTGAGGATTTTGCTAATTCAGAGAGGAGGCTGTCAAGACTCTGCTGAGACAGGCTCCAACTAACAGGACTCCAACACGGTGGTGGGGGTTAGCAGCACAGCTAGAATAATGACTGTGGAGGAGGAAAGCCTCAGGAGGACTCTGTACTGAGACGTGTGCAATGAAAGGTCCcttcttgctttcatttcttgctCTGAACCACAAGGGACTGCTCCTCACAGGCTGCTTCAGTGTTTGGCATTGATAATATCCACAAACTCTGGCTTGAGAGAAGCTCCACCAACAAGGAAGCCATCCACATCATGCTGAGAGGCCAGCTCCTTGCAGTTGCTGCCAGTGACTGAACCTAGGGAGGGAACAGTATTTTAAGGTCAGATGTGGCCAGGTCACGAAAAATGGGGCTTGGGCACAAAGGCAAGACTAGCTACATCTTACTCTGCGTACAGTAAAACTGTCTCCCATTTACTGAAACAAGCTAGTAGGTAGTTCCTCATGCTCTGACAACCACAAGATTCCTCATCAGCGGAGCATATTGTACAGCTGTAGTGAGAGAAACCAAGCGCTCCCTGCACTGTAAAGTGACTTCAGATTTATTTACCTCCATAGATGATCCTAGTTGACTGAGCAACAGCATCAGACACGTGGCTTTTCAGCCACCCCCTCAGCTTCTCATGGACTTCCTGAGCCTGCAACGGAACAGAAGGAGTCCCACTGAGGGCTGATCAACACGTGTATACAATTTCCTTCTAAATCTTTAGTCCTCAGGGAGAATTTATAAGAAGGTCTCTTGAGTGTGAAGGGTCAGTAGGCCATTTAATCAGCCACCTCTCCTCTGCTCATACCTGTTGGGGAGTTGCAGTTTTACCAGTTCCAATAGCCCAAACTGGCTCATAGGCAAGAACCACTTTACTCCAGTCCTTCACATTATctgaggagggagaaggaataGATAAGCACAGTATCCCATGCTGGGAAGGGTAGAGATGCAAAGCTTTCTGGAATATGCAGGCCTTTTATTAACATTATCATGTTAATATTATGAGTGAACATTTGCAGCAACATATCTGCAAGCCTTCCAGGAAGGCCAGGGCGGTTATTATAGCTTTCCAGTTAAGACCATTAATGGCCATGTCTTCCCGAATGtccaaagctggaaaaaaatgcctgttttcttcccttaccAGCAATGGCCTTGGTCTGTTCAAAGACCACCTTCTCAGTTATGCCAGCTTCTCTCTCATCCAGCTTCTCTCCAATGCAGGCAATGACTCCGAGGCCCTCAGCTAGAGCATGAGCCACCTTCTGC from Caloenas nicobarica isolate bCalNic1 chromosome 1, bCalNic1.hap1, whole genome shotgun sequence includes the following:
- the LRRC23 gene encoding leucine-rich repeat-containing protein 23, encoding MEGEELEGEEYTPQEEVGEYTPQEEGEEEALQKREEEEQVPTPDPCPLTEEVLKEGLSLLSKTGNGLAHAYVKFEAKSKDLTDISLLKCFIHLRYVDLSDNKLQDLSPLNSLTHLLWLKVDGNLLTSACMQVLPYLQIISFAHNHIKYMEGITHPRLVNLSLKGNKIQTALGLGHGQLFSLQILELRGNKLESTAGFNLPKLKSLYLAQNTIRRLEGLEGLEQLTTLHLRDNKLETLDGFCSSMKCLQYLNLRNNGISNLQEVEKLQVLPMLQALVLLDNPCSDESSYRLEVLVLLPHLQRLDKELVEEDERADANQIRQKRQEEEKEDLTRTLGSLRRRSTVR
- the TPI1 gene encoding triosephosphate isomerase — encoded protein: MAPRKFFVGGNWKMNGDKKSLGELIHTLNGAKLSADTEVVCGAPSIYLDFARQKLDAKIGVAAQNCYKVPKGAFTGEISPAMIKDIGATWVILGHSERRHVFGESDELIGQKVAHALAEGLGVIACIGEKLDEREAGITEKVVFEQTKAIADNVKDWSKVVLAYEPVWAIGTGKTATPQQAQEVHEKLRGWLKSHVSDAVAQSTRIIYGGSVTGSNCKELASQHDVDGFLVGGASLKPEFVDIINAKH